The window AACGGCGGCATGGACCGCTATGCGGCGGTTGAGGGCTCGCTCTCGATGGGCCACTACGACAACACCACGGCCGGCGTGGGCACGCTTTGGAGCTACGCCTCGCAGTTTGCGCTCGCCGACCACTACTTCGCGTCAGTCATGAGCAACGAGCCGGCGAACATGCTGTACCTGGTGCGCGCCGACGACAACAACTTCCCGTTCAGCATTCAGCCGGCGTTTGGGCCGTGCAACAAGCCGGATCCGGCGGCGCATCCGTTCACTAACCAGAACGTGGGCGACCAGCTCACGGCCAAGGGCATCACCTGGACCTGGTATCACGAGAACTACGGCGACTGCGGCAACTACGTCGCGGTCGAAAACCCGTTCCAGTTCTTCACCTCGACGCAGAACTCGGCGCACATCCAGGACCTCAGCGCGTTCAACACGGCGCTGGCGGCGAACAACCTCCCGGCCGTGGTCTTTGTGCAGCCGGCGCCGGCGCACGACATGCACCCGGGATCGGGGCCGGTGTCGCGCTCGGTGGAGTGGCTCGACGGCTTCATCAAGCAGGTGCAGGCCTCGCCGGCGTGGAATTCGGTGGCCATCGTCGTCCTGTGGGATGAGAGCGGCGGGTGGTGGGACCATGTTCCGCCTCCGCAAGTGGATTCGCAGGGTTATGGCGCGCGCGCGCCGATGATGGTGATTTCACCCTTCGCGAAGCGGAATTACATCTCGCACCTGACGATGGACCATACCTCGGTGCTGCGCTTCATCAGCTGGAACTGGGGTCTGGCGCCGCTGAACGCGCGCGCCGGGCTCGACGCCAACATCAACCTGAGGGACATGTTGAACTTCTAGGCTCTTCTTCTCTCCCGCTCTCTCTTTCTGCCACCTTGGGCGCTCCGGCGGAGCGCCCGATTTTTGCGCGTGCAGGCGCGCTACGTCTCTTTGGCGACCAGGCGGGCTTCGCCAAGGTCGAGTTCGCGCTCGATCTCGCGCAGCAATTCGTCGCTGATGTGGCCTTCGTTGCGAAGCTGTACCGCCCTTTCGCGCTCGACCTCGATCATCTGCCGCGAGAGGTCAACGAACCGGCGGTAGAAGCCGGCGTCAATCCCGTCCTGCGCGTCGCCGCCTTCGCGCAGGCTGGCGAGGCGGTGCCGGTAGTGCTGTTCCAGGTCTTTGTAAATCCCGCCCGCGTCGGGCGGCGCGGCTTTCCTCGCGCTTTCCAGCCACACCAGCGCGGATTCCAGGATGATGCGCCGCGCCTGCCTTTCTTCGGTGCGGGGCGCGGCCGTGCCGGCCAGTCCGAGCACGCGGATGAGCAGCGGCAAAGTGAGTCCCTGGAGGACGAGCGTCACCAGGATCACGAAGAAGGCGAGAAAGATGATCATGTTGCGCTGGGGGAACGGCCGGCCGTCAGCGAGCATCTGCGGCAGAGCGATGGCCGCGGCCAGCGAGATGACGCCGCGCATGCCCGTCCAGCCGGCAACGAAGATCTGGCGCCGCGATGGCATGCGCTCAGCCTGGTGCAGCAAGCGCCGGCGAATCACGTTGGCCAAGTAAGCGCCGGGATACATCCACAAAATCCGCAGCAGAATGAGGAATGTGCTGAAACCAAGGCCGTAGAACAGCAAGGTTGACATGCCCAGGTCGCGGATCTCAGCGCGCACCAAGGGCAGCTGCAGGCCAATCAGCACGAACACGAGCCCATTGAGGATGAAGGTGAGCGCTTCCCACACCGCCCAGGCCTGAAGACGCACGCTCGGCGAAAAGAAGTGCGAACTCTTGCGGCTCAGGTACAGGCCGCACGCGACCACCGCCAGCACGCCCGAGGCGTGAACGTAGTCGGCGGCGAGGTAGGCGACATAAGGCGTGAGAATGCTGAGCGCGATCTCGATGGGGCCGTCGTCCACCCGGTCCTCAATCTGGTGGACGATCTCGCCAATCACCAATCCGATTCCGGCGCCCATTGCGATCAGGTATCCGAGCCGGAGAAAACCGCCGGTGAACGTCGGGAAACGGCCGTTGACCAGCAGTCCGATGCCGAACTCAAGGGCGAGCAGCGCGCTGGCGTCGTTGAGCAGGCTTTCGCCTTCGAGGATGTCAATGAGACGCCTGGGCAGGCCAACGCGCTTCGCGATGGCGGTGGCGGCGATGGCGTCGGTGGGCGCGACGACGGCGCCGAGCACGAGGCCAACGCGCCAGTCGAATCCCGGCAGGAGCCATTGTCCGGCCTCCGTGACGGCGAGCACGGTGAACGTGACCAGTCCGAAGGCGAGGAAGCAAATGCTCACCAGATGATAGCGGAATTCGCGCCACGACGTGAGCCAGGCCGCGCTGTAGAGCAGCGGCGGCAGAATGATGAAGAAGATCAGGTCGGGATTGAGCGTGACGCGGGGTATGCCGGGAATGAAGCTGAGCAGCAGGCCGCCCAACACCATCACGATCGGATACGGCGTGCGCAGCTTCCGCGCCAGCACGCCGAACACGACGACGAACAGCAGCAGGATCAGGAATACGATTTCCAGACCGTGGATGGCGTTCGTCGGCACAAAGCCTCGCTCGCCTAGAAAATACAGCAAATCAGAGGTCGAATCGCAGCGCCGCAGCGGGTTTGGGCCAGGTCCGCTTCGAGTCAGATTCAGGTTCTCGAGGCGGATTCGGGGAGTTTTTTCCAGCGCGCGGGTGGAGATTTGACTATCGGTATAGCCTCAGAGACAATTTAAGAGCAGTTGGATCGCCGCCCGGCGGTCCGGTAATTCCCGAGTGGGCCTGTGGCGCAGCTGGGAGCGCGCTTCCATGGCATGGAAGAGGTCGTCGGTTCGATCCCGACCAGGTCCACCATCTTTTCTTACACTTAGCGGACCCACCTTTTCGCGCTTGGCCGGAAATTGGCCGGAAATTTCAAAAACCTTCTTCCGTTTCTGACTTCAATCTAAGTTCTCGGCTGATCGCTTCCACCGTTGCCTTCACGCTTTCGGGAATCTCCTGCATGTAAACGTCGGTGGTCGTCGCCAGCCGCGAGTGCCGCAACAACGCCTGGATGTCCTTG is drawn from Terriglobales bacterium and contains these coding sequences:
- a CDS encoding alkaline phosphatase family protein, with translation MSPLGKLGSAFLIVAVLFFPACRGAMDSTGNPAPGSGGSPAAADLPPTQSPVKRLIVVNMQNRSFDNLFGTFPGAEGIRPGVPGFSQRDSGGNIVTPFLITTDATTDLPHGRNFYLAAWNNGGMDRYAAVEGSLSMGHYDNTTAGVGTLWSYASQFALADHYFASVMSNEPANMLYLVRADDNNFPFSIQPAFGPCNKPDPAAHPFTNQNVGDQLTAKGITWTWYHENYGDCGNYVAVENPFQFFTSTQNSAHIQDLSAFNTALAANNLPAVVFVQPAPAHDMHPGSGPVSRSVEWLDGFIKQVQASPAWNSVAIVVLWDESGGWWDHVPPPQVDSQGYGARAPMMVISPFAKRNYISHLTMDHTSVLRFISWNWGLAPLNARAGLDANINLRDMLNF
- a CDS encoding Na+/H+ antiporter, with translation MPTNAIHGLEIVFLILLLFVVVFGVLARKLRTPYPIVMVLGGLLLSFIPGIPRVTLNPDLIFFIILPPLLYSAAWLTSWREFRYHLVSICFLAFGLVTFTVLAVTEAGQWLLPGFDWRVGLVLGAVVAPTDAIAATAIAKRVGLPRRLIDILEGESLLNDASALLALEFGIGLLVNGRFPTFTGGFLRLGYLIAMGAGIGLVIGEIVHQIEDRVDDGPIEIALSILTPYVAYLAADYVHASGVLAVVACGLYLSRKSSHFFSPSVRLQAWAVWEALTFILNGLVFVLIGLQLPLVRAEIRDLGMSTLLFYGLGFSTFLILLRILWMYPGAYLANVIRRRLLHQAERMPSRRQIFVAGWTGMRGVISLAAAIALPQMLADGRPFPQRNMIIFLAFFVILVTLVLQGLTLPLLIRVLGLAGTAAPRTEERQARRIILESALVWLESARKAAPPDAGGIYKDLEQHYRHRLASLREGGDAQDGIDAGFYRRFVDLSRQMIEVERERAVQLRNEGHISDELLREIERELDLGEARLVAKET